TGCAATTCGCCCCTCCTACGAAGGGAAAGAGGCCTGAGTCTAGAAAAACTCCTTCTCCAGCCAGGTCTCGTCGGTCGAGGACTCCTGCCCGGCGATGGAGACGATCGGCAGCACCACGGCATAGGAGGAGCTGCGCCGTCTCAGGACGTCTCGGACCCGGCTCCTTATCCCCCGCGCCACGGCCTCCGCGTCGATGTTCGGGGCCCCGGCAAACTCCTTGAGCACCCGCTCCGCAGCGGCGCGGATCTCATCGAAGACCCGTTTGCGGTCGTCGGAGATGAAGACGCCCTGGGTCTCGAGGGACAGGGGGGCCATCAGGCCGCCGCGCGAGTCGAGCGCCGCGGCGATGACGAGGACGCCGTCCTCCGCCAGGTCCCGGCGCTCCTTCATCACCGCGCTCTTCAGCCCGCCGACCGCGTTTCCGTCGACCAGAACGGCCCCGGACTGAACGTGGTCCTTCAGGCGGGGCTTCGCCCCCTTCGAAAAGCTCAGGACATCCCCGTTC
The sequence above is drawn from the uncultured Fretibacterium sp. genome and encodes:
- a CDS encoding MBL fold metallo-hydrolase RNA specificity domain-containing protein, producing ILNLVRPQYFVPIHGEYRHLVRHSQLAQEVGIPGRNVFVMGNGDVLSFSKGAKPRLKDHVQSGAVLVDGNAVGGLKSAVMKERRDLAEDGVLVIAAALDSRGGLMAPLSLETQGVFISDDRKRVFDEIRAAAERVLKEFAGAPNIDAEAVARGIRSRVRDVLRRRSSSYAVVLPIVSIAGQESSTDETWLEKEFF